Genomic window (Megamonas funiformis):
TTATCTGGAGATGGTGTAGGTTTAAATTACCATTTTGGTTTATTCAAACAAAAATTTGAAAATCATCTTCAAAAAGAAGAAAAAAATCCATGGATTACAGATAAATCTTGGTTAAATGATACTAATATTGGTTTTGATGTCGAATTTAATGGTTTTACTGTTCATTCCAAACTATATGATATTGATGTATTAGGCTATCAAAAAGGATTAAATAAATTACATCTTTTCGATATTGATACTATTGACGAAACTATCGTCAATGATGGTATTTCTTTTGACCAAAAAGACATTCGTAAAAATTTAACTTTATTCCTCTATCCTGATGATAGCACCAAAGAAGGTCAAATGCTTCGTATCTATCAACAGTATTTCATGGTAAGCAATGCTGCACAATTAATCTTGATGGAAGAAAAAGCTAAAGGACATGATTTACATGAACTTTATAAATATGTATGTATCCAAATCAATGATACACATCCATCTATGGTAATTCCTGAATTAATCAATCGCTTAGTTTTAGAAGGTATCGATTTACATGAAGCTATTGATATCGTATCCAAAACATGTGCATACACAAACCACACTATCTTGGCTGAAGCACTTGAAAAATGGCATCTTGAAGATTTAAAACAAGTAGTACCTCAACTCATTTCTACTATTCAAGAATTAAATGCTATTGCTAAATCTCGCAGTGATAACAAAGCTGTACAAATCATTGATGAGCATAACCTTGTGCATATGGCTCATATGGATATTCATTTTGGCTATAGTATCAATGGTGTTGCTTCCTTGCATACTGAAATTCTTAAAAATAGCGAATTAAAAGCTTTCTATGAATTATACCCAGAAAAATTCAACAACAAAACAAATGGGATCACTTTTCGCCGTTGGTTATTGCATTGCAACCATGAGTTAAGTCAATATATCACATCTTTAATTGGTGATGAATACAAAACTGATGCTACAAAATTAAAAGATTTATTGAAATTTGTTGATGATGAAACTGTTTTAAATAAACTCTTAACTATCAAACAAAATCGTAAACAGGATTTATGCAACTATTTAAATAAAACAATGCATTTGACTTTAAATCCAAATAGCATTTTTGATATTCAAATTAAACGTTTACATGAATATAAACGTCAACAAATGAATTTACTCTATATCATTCAACTTCTTCAAAAAATCCGCAGTGGTTATGTTCCTTCTACACCTATTACTTTCATTTTTGGCGCTAAAGCTGCACCAGCTTATATCATTGCTAAAGATATAATTCATGCTATCTTATGTCTTCAAGATATTATCGCTAAAGACCCTGTAGCTTCTAAATATATTCAAGTGGTAATGGTAGAAAACTACAATGTAACTAACGCTGAAAAACTCATTCCTGCTTGCGATTTCTCTGAACAGATTTCTCTTGCAAGTAAAGAAGCTAGTGGTACTGGTAATATGAAATTCATGCTCAATGGTGCTATTACAATCGGTACTGAAGATGGCGCTAATGTAGAAATTCATGAACTTGTTGGCGATGACAATATCTATATCTTCGGCGAAAGCAGTGATGATGTTATCGCTCATTACAACAACAATGATTATGATGCAGGAAAATACTATAATAATGATGAAATCATTAAAAATGCAGTAGACTTCTTAATTTCTGAAGAAATGACTTCTATTGGACAGACAGAAAATCTCCATCGTTTACATCACGAATTAATTTCTAAAGACTGGTTCATGAGTTTATTAGATTTAAAAGCTTATATTCAAACAAAAGACCAAGCATATAATGATTACGAAGACCGCTTAGCTTGGGCTAAAAAATCTTTAATCAATATTGCTAACGCTGGTTACTTCTCCAGTGACCGCACAATAGCTGAATATAATAATGATATTTGGCATTTAGACAAATAAGTCTAAACAAACTTAATAATTTAATTCTATAAAAAATACCTAATGAGCTATGTATAAAGCAAAATTTATCACATAAACTCATTAGGTATTTTTTTATTCTATATCTTTTTCACTGATTACCATGATTTTATTATCTTTTAATAATTTAGCAAACAATCCATTTCCTTCTACTAATGTATGGGAAAAAGTTCCATCATAAATTGTTTTACTGCCACATGTTGGACTATTCGCCTTCAATATAGCTAAATCTATATTTTTATCTTTTAATTTTTCCCATGCCATATCTACACCATGAAGAAAAATCTCTGTCATATCCTCATTATCCTGTGTTATGACTTTATTATCTTTTATTTCTACAGGCTTTCTAGGAATACTAAGTCCTGTCAATACTTCTGGGCAAATTTTATATACTTCTTTATCTTTTAGCAAATGCTCTATTTCTTCATTATAATTATTTTTGCCATTATATCTACAATTACCACCTAAAAGACAAGCACTTACTGCAATCTTTGAACTTAAATATATTTTTAATTTATTTACGATTTTTTCATCAGCTGCCAGCCAATTCACACTATCTAATTCATCTTTTGTCAGCCACTTTGCCTCATCATGTATTTCTTCATTGATTGCAAAATCATCTATACTGCAAATATAGCAATCCATAATCATATGAAAATTAGGATACGTATAATCTATCGTAGCAAAGTAGCTATCAATTTCAATATTAGCATTTAATTCTTCTTTTATTTCTCTAATTAATGCTGTTTTTTTATCTTCTCCTTCTTCTATCTTTCCACCAGGGAATTCCCAACCACCTTTAAACTCCCCATAACTTCTTTTAGTTGCCAAAATTTTATCTTTATCTTTAATTATAGCTGCTACAACTCTTATACTTTTCATATCTTCACCTTATATCTTAAATTTTAATTATATTTATATCACTCTTTCTATTATATTATAAAAATTATAGCAAAAAGGCAAAATATAATATTTTACCATTATATTTTGCCTTAATTTTATTAATATGTGCTTACAGTTGTTTT
Coding sequences:
- a CDS encoding glycogen/starch/alpha-glucan phosphorylase, producing the protein MQTKLTNILQTQFNKTIEDCTNEELYTGLLMLVKNLSNDRKPTSTPRKLYYISAEFLIGKLLSNNLINLGIYDEIKTLLADNGKNLSDIEEIELEPSLGNGGLGRLAACFLDSIATLNLSGDGVGLNYHFGLFKQKFENHLQKEEKNPWITDKSWLNDTNIGFDVEFNGFTVHSKLYDIDVLGYQKGLNKLHLFDIDTIDETIVNDGISFDQKDIRKNLTLFLYPDDSTKEGQMLRIYQQYFMVSNAAQLILMEEKAKGHDLHELYKYVCIQINDTHPSMVIPELINRLVLEGIDLHEAIDIVSKTCAYTNHTILAEALEKWHLEDLKQVVPQLISTIQELNAIAKSRSDNKAVQIIDEHNLVHMAHMDIHFGYSINGVASLHTEILKNSELKAFYELYPEKFNNKTNGITFRRWLLHCNHELSQYITSLIGDEYKTDATKLKDLLKFVDDETVLNKLLTIKQNRKQDLCNYLNKTMHLTLNPNSIFDIQIKRLHEYKRQQMNLLYIIQLLQKIRSGYVPSTPITFIFGAKAAPAYIIAKDIIHAILCLQDIIAKDPVASKYIQVVMVENYNVTNAEKLIPACDFSEQISLASKEASGTGNMKFMLNGAITIGTEDGANVEIHELVGDDNIYIFGESSDDVIAHYNNNDYDAGKYYNNDEIIKNAVDFLISEEMTSIGQTENLHRLHHELISKDWFMSLLDLKAYIQTKDQAYNDYEDRLAWAKKSLINIANAGYFSSDRTIAEYNNDIWHLDK
- a CDS encoding 2-thiouracil desulfurase family protein; translated protein: MKSIRVVAAIIKDKDKILATKRSYGEFKGGWEFPGGKIEEGEDKKTALIREIKEELNANIEIDSYFATIDYTYPNFHMIMDCYICSIDDFAINEEIHDEAKWLTKDELDSVNWLAADEKIVNKLKIYLSSKIAVSACLLGGNCRYNGKNNYNEEIEHLLKDKEVYKICPEVLTGLSIPRKPVEIKDNKVITQDNEDMTEIFLHGVDMAWEKLKDKNIDLAILKANSPTCGSKTIYDGTFSHTLVEGNGLFAKLLKDNKIMVISEKDIE